A stretch of Methanococcus voltae DNA encodes these proteins:
- a CDS encoding metallophosphoesterase codes for MKIGLISDTHDYLPNIRKAVQVFNRFNVDLVIHCGDFVSLFVVNEFKNLNAKLYATYGNNDGEKTRLKEWFLEANPENKVEDSLSFDVENLKFFVLHGQDGNILDSIIRSKKYDVVVHGHTHEQKFEEVDGVLVINPGEAFGMLTGLASIGILNTTTKEYTEIDLNNVDIIDNEEN; via the coding sequence ATGAAAATAGGTCTAATATCGGATACGCACGACTATTTACCAAATATTCGAAAGGCTGTCCAAGTTTTTAATCGTTTTAATGTTGATTTAGTTATTCATTGTGGTGATTTTGTTTCTTTGTTTGTAGTAAACGAATTTAAAAATTTAAACGCTAAATTGTATGCTACATACGGAAATAACGACGGTGAAAAAACCCGTTTAAAAGAGTGGTTCTTAGAAGCAAATCCTGAAAATAAGGTTGAAGATTCGCTATCTTTTGATGTAGAAAACTTAAAATTCTTTGTTTTACACGGACAAGATGGAAATATCTTAGATTCGATAATACGCTCAAAAAAATACGACGTTGTAGTACACGGACACACTCACGAACAAAAGTTCGAAGAAGTAGACGGTGTTTTAGTTATAAATCCAGGGGAAGCTTTTGGGATGTTAACCGGCTTAGCTTCAATAGGTATTCTAAATACCACTACAAAAGAGTACACTGAAATAGATTTGAACAATGTAGATATTATTGATAACGAAGAAAACTAA